A region from the Anaerobacillus sp. CMMVII genome encodes:
- the rpsU gene encoding 30S ribosomal protein S21, whose amino-acid sequence MAETRVRKNESIDAALRRFKKSISREGTLAEVKKRKHYEKPSVKRKKKSEAARKRKF is encoded by the coding sequence ATGGCAGAGACTCGTGTTCGCAAAAATGAATCGATTGACGCTGCTCTTCGTCGCTTCAAAAAGTCAATATCTAGAGAAGGTACTTTGGCTGAAGTGAAAAAGCGTAAGCACTATGAAAAGCCTAGTGTAAAACGCAAGAAAAAGTCAGAGGCAGCAAGGAAGCGTAAGTTCTAA
- a CDS encoding GatB/YqeY domain-containing protein, with the protein MNLLDRLTVDMKEAMKNKEKQRLSVIRMVKSALQNEAIKLKKELTEDEALTVLNRELKQRKDSLHEFEKANREDLAEKVREEVVILKAYMPEQLSEEEVAEIVKSTIQEIGATSKADMGKVMGAIIPKVKGKTDGSVVNRLVQQYLS; encoded by the coding sequence TTGAATCTTCTTGATCGTTTAACTGTTGATATGAAGGAAGCGATGAAGAATAAGGAAAAGCAAAGGCTCTCTGTTATTCGTATGGTTAAATCAGCTTTACAAAACGAAGCGATTAAACTTAAGAAAGAACTTACAGAAGACGAAGCACTCACTGTTCTTAATCGCGAGCTTAAACAACGCAAAGATTCCCTCCATGAGTTTGAAAAGGCTAATCGTGAAGATCTAGCCGAAAAAGTACGAGAAGAAGTTGTTATTTTAAAAGCTTACATGCCAGAGCAATTATCAGAAGAAGAAGTTGCTGAAATCGTCAAATCGACAATCCAAGAAATTGGTGCTACTTCAAAAGCTGATATGGGGAAGGTAATGGGAGCGATTATACCAAAAGTTAAAGGAAAAACTGATGGTTCAGTAGTAAATCGACTTGTACAACAATATTTATCATAA
- a CDS encoding nodulation protein NfeD, producing the protein MSKLVMRRMFFLSLIACAIVIWIAQPPAHSQSSNDVVYFIPVEQSVERGLEAFLRRALSTAVEEGATHIVLEIDTPGGLVDAATEIAYLIRQTEVPITAYVIGKAWSAGAYIALNADQIVMAPGTTMGSAAVIDGAGNAAEDKMQSAWLATLEEAAKLNGRDPIYARAMADTSVNLPEVGAGEGKLLTLTSGDAIKVGYAEAIANDRDHLLTFLEAENAVIKDLEVSFAEKIARFVTHPVIIPILLSIGSLGLVLELYSPGFGIPGIMGLSALFLFFFGHLVAGFAGFEVVILFVAGIVLIIVEIFFPGFGIFGILGIVAIIGSMVLASYSTVNILLSILIAVVVTVVVSVFFFKYFGYKGPLKKMILTYATTSEQGYVSNPTRQELVGKVGYTSTVLRPSGTVIFDDERLDVISEGGFISQGKKVKIVATQGSRIVVREVEDQS; encoded by the coding sequence ATGAGTAAATTAGTAATGAGACGAATGTTTTTTCTATCACTAATCGCCTGTGCTATTGTCATTTGGATAGCACAACCTCCAGCACATAGTCAGTCTAGTAATGATGTAGTTTACTTTATACCTGTCGAGCAATCGGTAGAACGTGGTCTAGAAGCCTTCTTGAGGCGTGCACTTTCTACCGCTGTTGAAGAAGGCGCGACACACATTGTCCTTGAAATAGATACTCCAGGAGGCCTTGTGGATGCTGCCACAGAGATCGCTTACTTAATCAGACAGACAGAAGTCCCGATTACAGCCTATGTTATCGGAAAAGCGTGGTCAGCTGGAGCTTACATAGCCCTAAATGCTGATCAAATTGTCATGGCGCCTGGAACGACTATGGGTTCGGCTGCTGTTATAGATGGTGCTGGAAATGCTGCCGAGGACAAAATGCAGTCAGCATGGCTTGCGACACTCGAAGAGGCTGCAAAGCTTAATGGTCGAGATCCAATTTATGCGAGAGCCATGGCAGATACTAGTGTTAACCTACCAGAAGTAGGAGCTGGAGAGGGGAAACTACTAACTTTAACTTCAGGTGATGCGATTAAAGTAGGGTATGCTGAAGCGATTGCAAATGATCGTGATCATTTGTTAACATTTTTGGAAGCAGAAAATGCCGTAATAAAAGATTTAGAAGTAAGCTTTGCTGAGAAAATTGCCCGGTTTGTAACACATCCTGTAATCATTCCGATCTTACTTTCGATTGGGAGCTTAGGTTTAGTTTTAGAATTGTATTCGCCAGGGTTTGGTATACCAGGAATTATGGGGCTTTCTGCATTGTTTTTATTCTTTTTCGGTCATTTAGTGGCTGGATTTGCTGGATTTGAAGTGGTGATTTTATTTGTTGCGGGTATTGTTCTGATCATTGTAGAAATCTTTTTCCCGGGCTTCGGAATATTTGGTATTCTTGGGATTGTCGCAATTATTGGCAGTATGGTTCTAGCTTCGTATTCAACTGTCAATATTTTGTTGTCGATTTTAATAGCTGTCGTCGTAACAGTTGTCGTTTCTGTGTTCTTCTTTAAGTATTTTGGCTATAAAGGCCCGTTAAAGAAAATGATACTTACGTATGCAACAACGTCAGAGCAAGGATATGTATCTAATCCGACGAGGCAAGAACTTGTAGGTAAGGTAGGCTACACTTCAACAGTGTTAAGACCTTCAGGGACAGTCATTTTTGATGATGAACGACTAGACGTTATATCAGAAGGTGGATTTATCTCACAAGGGAAAAAAGTTAAAATTGTAGCAACTCAAGGCTCTAGAATTGTAGTTCGTGAAGTCGAAGATCAGTCATAG
- the floA gene encoding flotillin-like protein FloA (flotillin-like protein involved in membrane lipid rafts) encodes MPQEIFLLIIVGLFIIGFAVLFTFVPVMLWISALAAGVRVGIFTLVGMRLRRVIPARVVNPLIKAVKAGLELNINQLEGHYLAGGNVDRVVNALIAAQRANIDLSFERAAAIDLAGRDVLEAVQMSVNPKVIETPFIAGVAMDGIEVKAKARITVRANIDRLVGGAGEDTVIARVGEGIVSTIGSANSHKKVLENPDLISQTVLSKGLDAGTAFEILSIDIADIDIGKNIGAELQTDQAEADKKIAQAKAEERRAMAVATEQEMKARVEEMRAKVVESEAQVPLAMAEALRSGNLGVMDYMNIQNIMADTDMRDSIGKATDEDKKK; translated from the coding sequence ATGCCACAAGAAATCTTTTTACTCATTATTGTAGGTTTATTTATTATTGGTTTTGCGGTGTTATTTACGTTTGTACCAGTAATGCTTTGGATTTCTGCGTTAGCTGCAGGGGTTCGTGTTGGGATTTTCACATTAGTAGGGATGAGACTTCGTCGCGTAATTCCTGCGCGTGTTGTTAATCCGTTAATTAAAGCTGTTAAAGCAGGACTTGAGTTAAACATTAACCAGCTTGAAGGACATTACTTAGCTGGTGGTAATGTCGACCGTGTCGTAAATGCATTAATTGCTGCACAAAGAGCAAACATCGATTTAAGTTTTGAACGTGCTGCTGCGATTGATCTTGCAGGTCGTGATGTGTTAGAAGCGGTTCAAATGAGCGTTAATCCAAAGGTTATTGAAACACCTTTTATTGCTGGTGTTGCTATGGATGGAATTGAAGTAAAAGCAAAGGCACGTATTACAGTTCGTGCAAATATTGACCGCTTAGTCGGGGGTGCTGGTGAAGATACTGTAATTGCTCGTGTAGGGGAAGGGATTGTATCTACCATCGGTTCTGCCAATAGTCATAAAAAAGTATTAGAAAATCCTGATTTAATTTCTCAGACAGTGTTATCTAAAGGGTTAGATGCTGGAACGGCTTTTGAAATATTGTCCATTGATATCGCGGATATTGATATCGGTAAAAATATTGGTGCAGAGCTTCAAACTGACCAAGCGGAAGCTGATAAGAAGATTGCTCAAGCGAAAGCAGAAGAGCGTCGTGCGATGGCTGTCGCGACAGAACAAGAGATGAAGGCAAGAGTAGAAGAAATGAGAGCGAAGGTTGTTGAGTCAGAAGCACAAGTACCACTTGCTATGGCAGAAGCTTTACGATCAGGTAACCTTGGAGTTATGGATTATATGAACATCCAAAACATTATGGCTGATACTGATATGAGAGACTCAATTGGTAAAGCTACTGATGAGGATAAAAAGAAATAA
- the yqfC gene encoding sporulation protein YqfC, translating to MRKINKMVRKWMTDKMELPADVMMDLPRITMIGQLHIYIENHRGVLKFSNQELRLLLEQGQLLIKGNHFVIKTILPEELLLEGIIDQVIYINENAQKKR from the coding sequence ATGAGGAAGATAAATAAGATGGTCAGAAAATGGATGACAGATAAAATGGAACTTCCTGCAGATGTCATGATGGATCTTCCAAGAATTACGATGATTGGTCAATTGCATATTTATATTGAAAATCACCGTGGCGTCTTAAAATTTTCAAATCAAGAATTAAGATTGTTATTAGAGCAGGGTCAGCTATTAATAAAAGGCAATCATTTTGTTATTAAAACAATTTTACCAGAAGAACTACTGTTAGAAGGAATTATTGACCAAGTCATTTACATAAATGAAAATGCGCAGAAAAAAAGGTAG
- the yqfD gene encoding sporulation protein YqfD: MKNSWTNTISGFSRIKVVGKYTELFLNRCIRENVSIWHIRRVGDETIVCYVALEDVKRLRPIVKETKVKLYFIERRGMPFFVKKMISRTGFVAGVLSFVAILFILSNMVWDVSIEGASPKVEYQLSQAVQELGIKKGRFHFLLPSVEEIQMKVTSEIEEATWIGVTLNGTTYHFNVVEQTFPEKQEPIPPRHLVSKKKAIIYDIFVEQGQGKVVPNDFVDKGEMLISGFIGKEGKMEIAPAKGEIFGEVWYKSNVSIPLVSEFSTLTGENKKNYSLSILNVNVPIWGFGKPEFTEYEINEYSSNFKFLKWVLPIKYNRKYFLEKETLIVEYSTEEARSLATQMAREELTKKLDEDAVIKREKVLHETIENGKVKLMIHYQVIEDIAISQPIIQGD; encoded by the coding sequence ATGAAGAATTCATGGACAAATACAATTTCAGGTTTTTCAAGAATAAAAGTGGTTGGGAAATATACCGAGCTATTCTTGAACAGATGTATTCGGGAAAACGTTTCTATTTGGCATATTCGCCGTGTTGGAGATGAAACAATTGTTTGTTATGTTGCATTAGAAGATGTAAAACGGCTCCGCCCAATTGTTAAAGAAACGAAAGTGAAGTTGTATTTTATTGAGAGAAGGGGAATGCCGTTTTTTGTTAAAAAGATGATATCAAGAACTGGGTTTGTTGCAGGGGTATTAAGCTTTGTCGCTATTTTATTTATTTTATCAAACATGGTTTGGGATGTATCAATTGAAGGGGCATCTCCTAAAGTAGAATATCAACTATCGCAAGCAGTTCAAGAATTAGGTATAAAGAAAGGGAGATTTCACTTTCTACTCCCAAGCGTTGAAGAGATCCAAATGAAGGTAACTTCGGAGATTGAGGAAGCAACTTGGATAGGTGTGACTTTGAATGGGACGACCTACCACTTTAATGTAGTCGAGCAGACGTTTCCAGAAAAACAAGAACCTATTCCTCCACGTCATTTGGTTTCAAAGAAAAAAGCAATTATCTATGATATTTTTGTTGAACAAGGGCAGGGAAAAGTGGTACCAAATGATTTCGTTGATAAAGGTGAGATGTTAATTAGTGGTTTTATTGGCAAGGAAGGTAAGATGGAAATAGCCCCGGCAAAAGGGGAAATTTTTGGCGAAGTTTGGTACAAGTCTAACGTGTCCATTCCATTAGTAAGTGAATTTTCGACGCTTACAGGAGAGAATAAGAAGAATTATTCACTATCAATCCTAAATGTTAACGTGCCGATTTGGGGTTTTGGAAAACCGGAATTCACTGAATATGAAATAAATGAATATAGTAGCAACTTTAAGTTTTTAAAGTGGGTGTTACCAATTAAATATAACCGTAAATATTTTTTAGAAAAGGAAACACTAATAGTGGAATATAGTACTGAAGAAGCTAGAAGCCTTGCTACGCAAATGGCTAGAGAAGAATTAACAAAAAAGTTGGATGAAGATGCAGTCATAAAACGGGAAAAAGTTTTGCACGAAACAATCGAGAATGGTAAAGTAAAATTAATGATACACTACCAAGTAATAGAAGATATCGCAATTTCACAACCAATCATTCAAGGAGATTGA
- a CDS encoding PhoH family protein: MSEKLIDLQLENANEAQNLFGPNDIHLKRMEEKLDVTIVTRGEKILVTGEDAQIAVVVEVIDALLILIRKGTHISERDIIYAVQLAERGMLEELLELYQEKIAMNVKGKPILVKTLGQRHYVSAIRKRDIVFGIGPAGTGKTYLAVVMAVNALKDGHVKRIVLTRPAVEAGESLGFLPGDLKEKVDPYLRPLYDAMHDVLGVEQTVRLMERGTIEVAPLAYMRGRTLDDSFVILDEAQNTTSEQIKMFLTRLGFGSKMVITGDLTQIDLPKGKKSGLRTALEVLENVHGIDFIHLQAADVVRHTLVQKVINAYEKQENIIEK, from the coding sequence TTGTCTGAAAAGCTTATAGACTTACAATTAGAGAATGCAAACGAGGCACAAAATTTATTTGGACCAAACGACATTCATTTAAAACGTATGGAAGAAAAGTTAGATGTTACAATCGTAACTAGAGGTGAAAAGATTTTAGTTACTGGAGAAGACGCGCAAATAGCTGTCGTTGTTGAGGTAATAGATGCTCTTCTTATTTTAATTCGTAAGGGAACTCACATTTCAGAGCGAGATATTATTTACGCAGTCCAACTTGCTGAAAGAGGTATGCTTGAAGAGTTACTGGAATTATATCAAGAAAAAATAGCAATGAATGTTAAAGGAAAGCCTATTTTAGTAAAAACATTAGGTCAACGCCATTATGTTTCAGCGATTAGAAAACGTGATATTGTCTTTGGAATCGGGCCAGCAGGTACAGGAAAGACGTACCTAGCGGTTGTTATGGCTGTTAACGCCTTAAAAGATGGGCACGTGAAACGGATCGTCTTAACGAGGCCTGCAGTTGAAGCTGGAGAGAGTTTAGGTTTCTTACCAGGTGACTTAAAAGAAAAGGTTGATCCATACTTACGTCCTTTATATGATGCTATGCATGATGTTTTAGGTGTAGAGCAAACTGTAAGACTAATGGAGCGAGGAACGATTGAGGTAGCACCGTTAGCATATATGCGTGGACGCACATTGGATGATTCATTTGTCATTTTAGATGAAGCGCAAAATACAACATCAGAACAAATCAAAATGTTTTTAACAAGATTAGGATTTGGATCTAAAATGGTGATTACTGGCGATCTAACACAAATCGACTTACCTAAAGGAAAAAAATCAGGTTTACGGACTGCTCTTGAAGTGTTAGAAAACGTTCATGGTATTGATTTTATACACTTGCAAGCTGCGGATGTTGTTCGTCATACCTTAGTACAAAAAGTTATTAATGCGTATGAAAAACAAGAAAATATTATTGAAAAATAA
- a CDS encoding HD family phosphohydrolase: MGKRAPIDQQKWWKKLKDHRYIRVILFFTLGMILYLSMLSNVIPHRIDVSVGAVADQDIRAPITIENKPATEEKKRAAADAVGPQYTNKKDFEEKQARKIEEIFDLVSRINDEAEQKYNDAIEEVEQREFETEEELEEHLNEVQAVPIEEKLTQLRAIISHQTSDDLSDQTLITFLETDKSELNIARDITLDAIRTVMREEISLNDVDQAQDLVENKIVRSSVSTQKLYLAMIEIARFAITANHMNDNVATELAKQAARDAIEPVMIREGQLLVEEGDLITLTIYNQIVLLGLHEDQVNSFPFIGLAILVLLLVSMLAYYFSDAKTSLQKNNSHLLMYVLVFLVTVVIMKITSFTNNLNLQGITLIAPVAVGSMLLTMLIHQRVALFTSMVFSIVASIIFNSESTAVLNYTLGIYVFFSSVAGVFFLSKSNRVSRILQAGLFVSAINICTIVALLMLKNAQYGWIEIGSNIGFAFLSGFLAAVLTIGLLPFFEAGFGILSSMKLIELSNPNHPLFRKILVETPGTYHHSVMVANLSESACEAIGANGLLARVGSYYHDLGKTKRPHFFIENQMKMENPHDKLSPQLSKTIIISHPYDGAEMLRSYKMPKEIIDIAEQHHGTSLLKFFYHKANKDIEKPLPEAEFRYPGPKAQTVEAAVVGICDCIEAAVRSMAKPTPDKIELLVKKIITDRLEDGQFDECDLTLKQLNIIATSICETLKGTFHSRIEYPEDVKEKGEKSSDH; this comes from the coding sequence ATGGGGAAAAGGGCACCAATTGACCAACAAAAGTGGTGGAAAAAATTAAAAGACCACCGTTACATAAGGGTTATCCTGTTCTTTACTTTAGGGATGATCTTATATTTGTCGATGTTAAGTAACGTCATCCCTCATCGGATTGATGTGTCTGTAGGCGCTGTAGCTGATCAAGACATCCGAGCTCCAATAACAATTGAGAATAAACCTGCAACAGAAGAGAAAAAGAGAGCGGCAGCAGATGCAGTCGGACCACAATATACTAATAAAAAGGACTTTGAAGAAAAGCAAGCAAGGAAAATAGAAGAAATTTTTGACCTAGTGAGTCGAATTAATGATGAAGCTGAACAAAAATATAATGATGCGATAGAAGAAGTAGAGCAAAGAGAATTCGAGACAGAGGAAGAGCTTGAGGAACATTTAAATGAGGTACAAGCTGTTCCGATAGAAGAAAAATTAACCCAATTAAGAGCGATAATCTCACATCAGACAAGTGACGATCTAAGTGATCAAACATTAATAACCTTTTTGGAAACGGATAAGTCTGAATTAAATATCGCTAGGGATATTACGTTAGACGCAATTCGTACTGTCATGAGAGAAGAAATTAGTTTAAATGATGTCGACCAAGCGCAAGATCTAGTGGAAAATAAGATTGTTCGTTCATCAGTAAGTACTCAGAAATTATACTTAGCAATGATCGAGATCGCACGTTTTGCGATAACTGCTAACCATATGAATGACAATGTAGCTACTGAACTTGCAAAGCAAGCTGCTAGAGATGCTATCGAGCCGGTAATGATCCGTGAAGGTCAGTTGCTAGTAGAAGAAGGGGATTTAATAACTTTAACGATTTACAATCAAATCGTTCTATTAGGTCTTCATGAGGACCAAGTAAATAGTTTTCCTTTTATCGGCTTAGCAATTTTGGTATTACTTTTAGTTTCCATGCTCGCTTATTATTTTAGTGACGCAAAAACCTCGTTACAAAAGAATAACAGTCATCTGTTAATGTATGTGCTAGTTTTCCTTGTAACAGTGGTTATTATGAAAATTACTAGTTTTACTAACAATTTAAATTTACAAGGAATAACGCTTATCGCCCCTGTTGCCGTCGGATCAATGTTACTCACAATGTTAATTCATCAACGAGTTGCCTTGTTTACTAGTATGGTTTTCTCGATTGTGGCAAGTATTATCTTCAATTCAGAATCGACAGCTGTACTTAACTATACTTTAGGAATTTATGTGTTCTTTAGTTCTGTAGCTGGTGTATTCTTCTTAAGTAAATCAAATCGTGTTTCAAGAATATTACAAGCAGGTCTTTTTGTATCTGCTATTAATATTTGTACAATTGTGGCATTACTAATGTTAAAGAATGCTCAGTATGGCTGGATTGAGATTGGTTCGAATATTGGTTTTGCATTTCTGTCTGGGTTTCTTGCGGCAGTTTTAACAATTGGCTTATTACCATTCTTTGAGGCTGGTTTTGGAATTTTATCATCAATGAAATTAATTGAGCTCTCGAATCCAAATCACCCACTGTTTCGAAAAATCTTGGTTGAAACTCCAGGAACTTATCATCATAGTGTGATGGTAGCTAATTTATCAGAATCCGCTTGCGAGGCAATAGGTGCCAATGGACTATTAGCTCGAGTAGGGTCTTATTATCATGATTTAGGAAAAACAAAGCGGCCTCACTTTTTCATTGAAAATCAAATGAAAATGGAAAACCCGCATGATAAGCTTTCTCCACAGTTAAGCAAGACGATTATTATTTCACATCCTTATGATGGTGCTGAAATGCTTCGTAGTTACAAAATGCCAAAGGAAATTATTGATATTGCTGAGCAGCATCATGGTACAAGTTTATTGAAGTTCTTCTACCATAAGGCAAATAAAGATATTGAAAAACCTTTACCGGAAGCGGAATTTCGCTATCCAGGTCCTAAGGCACAAACGGTTGAAGCAGCGGTTGTTGGGATTTGTGATTGTATTGAGGCAGCTGTTCGATCAATGGCCAAGCCTACTCCGGATAAAATTGAGTTGTTAGTAAAGAAAATTATTACAGATCGCCTAGAGGATGGCCAATTTGATGAATGTGATCTAACGTTAAAGCAGTTAAATATCATTGCTACATCGATATGCGAAACACTAAAAGGAACGTTTCATTCTAGAATTGAATATCCAGAAGATGTGAAAGAGAAGGGAGAAAAAAGTAGTGATCATTGA
- the ybeY gene encoding rRNA maturation RNase YbeY, which yields MIIEIEVHDETDELSSEQLKLVETIVNFVAVEEKVPVGSEVSITFVDDKKIREINKEYRNKDTATDVISFALNDDESDMFTENIPNLLGDIIVSYPRAVLQADEYGHSIDRELGFLVVHGFLHLLGYDHMNEEEEKVMFKRQEELLEAYGLQK from the coding sequence GTGATCATTGAGATTGAAGTCCATGATGAAACAGATGAACTTTCCAGCGAACAATTGAAACTTGTAGAAACAATTGTCAACTTTGTAGCTGTTGAGGAAAAAGTGCCGGTAGGTTCAGAGGTTTCAATTACCTTCGTAGATGATAAGAAAATCCGAGAAATTAATAAGGAATATCGAAATAAAGACACGGCAACTGACGTTATCTCCTTTGCACTAAATGACGATGAGAGTGATATGTTTACTGAAAATATACCTAATCTATTAGGTGACATTATCGTTTCGTATCCAAGGGCTGTTTTGCAAGCGGATGAATATGGTCACTCAATTGACCGAGAGCTTGGTTTTCTTGTCGTTCATGGTTTTCTCCATCTTTTGGGGTATGATCATATGAATGAGGAAGAAGAGAAAGTAATGTTTAAACGTCAAGAGGAATTATTAGAGGCTTATGGACTTCAAAAATAA
- a CDS encoding diacylglycerol kinase family protein, with protein MDFKNNYDRYWKRFTCSFLYAWTGLKHAIHREQNMKIHLFIALVVIVLAFALNIPLLEKIILLLVVGIVISLEVVNTAIERVVDLVTTEYHPMAKVAKDVSAGAVFIFSIFAVIIGILIFYKPIVEIVNTLW; from the coding sequence ATGGACTTCAAAAATAATTACGATCGTTATTGGAAAAGATTTACCTGTAGCTTTTTATATGCTTGGACAGGTTTAAAACATGCGATTCACCGCGAACAAAATATGAAAATTCATCTTTTCATTGCATTAGTTGTGATCGTCTTAGCTTTTGCTTTAAACATCCCTCTTCTAGAAAAAATAATCTTACTCCTTGTCGTTGGAATCGTTATTTCTTTAGAAGTTGTAAACACTGCTATAGAAAGGGTAGTAGATCTAGTCACGACAGAATATCACCCAATGGCGAAAGTAGCTAAGGACGTTTCAGCAGGTGCGGTTTTCATTTTTAGCATTTTTGCAGTTATAATAGGCATATTAATCTTTTATAAACCAATAGTAGAGATAGTAAATACTCTTTGGTGA
- a CDS encoding DUF502 domain-containing protein, with translation MWKTFQKNIIVGFISLLPAIVTIYVLQLLFSIIDRFLGQFLSDILKALRIIRIDEGTIYFLGVYTPFSERIVGIGFILTIIIIAVIGSLRRKGNKQHLFDRVDHFFRKIPVANYIYSSVEQMINAFTQERSSFKKVVMVEYPRKGVYTLGFLTGESKGEVQRRTNKNCINIFLPTTPNPTSGWLVLVPEEDVTILDMTVEQGLKFIISGGVVVPPDRATMVLREKNNTEQKQSFEKEILVKVNSRKEE, from the coding sequence ATGTGGAAGACGTTTCAAAAAAATATTATTGTCGGTTTTATATCACTTTTACCAGCGATCGTAACTATTTACGTTCTACAGCTTTTGTTTTCAATCATTGATCGGTTCCTAGGGCAGTTTTTGTCAGATATCCTAAAAGCTCTTCGAATTATTCGAATTGATGAGGGTACCATCTACTTCCTAGGGGTATATACACCATTTTCTGAACGAATTGTTGGGATAGGTTTTATTTTAACTATCATCATTATTGCGGTGATCGGTTCTTTAAGAAGAAAAGGGAACAAGCAACATCTGTTTGACCGTGTCGATCATTTTTTCCGGAAAATACCAGTGGCCAATTATATTTATTCTTCTGTAGAGCAAATGATTAATGCGTTTACTCAAGAACGTTCATCGTTCAAAAAAGTGGTAATGGTAGAGTATCCAAGAAAAGGTGTCTATACACTTGGGTTTCTAACTGGAGAATCAAAAGGTGAGGTACAAAGAAGAACCAACAAAAACTGTATCAATATCTTTTTGCCCACGACACCTAACCCTACCTCGGGGTGGTTAGTGTTAGTTCCGGAAGAAGATGTAACTATATTAGACATGACGGTTGAACAAGGCTTGAAATTTATTATTTCCGGTGGTGTTGTTGTTCCGCCTGATCGTGCGACAATGGTACTAAGAGAAAAAAATAACACGGAACAAAAACAGTCTTTTGAGAAAGAAATTCTAGTAAAAGTTAATAGCAGGAAGGAAGAATAA
- a CDS encoding cytidine deaminase has product MENSRLIEEAKIARERAYVPYSKFKVGAALLTTDGKVYHGCNIENAAYSMCNCAERTALFKAYSEGDKQFDTLCVVADTKRPVPPCGACRQVISELCPSDMKVILTNLDGIIEETTVANLLPGAFSPEDLNE; this is encoded by the coding sequence ATGGAAAACAGTCGCTTAATTGAAGAAGCCAAAATAGCGAGAGAACGAGCATATGTACCTTATTCTAAATTTAAAGTTGGTGCAGCATTACTGACGACGGATGGAAAAGTGTATCATGGCTGCAATATTGAAAATGCTGCTTATAGTATGTGTAATTGTGCAGAGCGTACAGCGTTGTTTAAGGCGTATTCAGAAGGAGATAAACAATTTGATACATTATGTGTTGTTGCTGATACAAAACGTCCAGTACCTCCTTGTGGAGCTTGTAGGCAAGTGATCTCAGAATTGTGCCCAAGTGATATGAAAGTGATTTTAACGAACCTAGATGGAATTATTGAAGAAACAACAGTCGCAAATTTATTACCAGGAGCTTTTTCACCGGAGGATTTAAATGAATAA
- the era gene encoding GTPase Era, giving the protein MNKKNFKSGFVSIIGRPNVGKSTLLNHVIGQKIAIMSDKPQTTRNKVQGVYTENDAQIVFIDTPGIHKPKHKLGDFMMKVAYQTLREVDLILFVVDAKEGFGGGDQMIIEQLQSVKTPVFLVINKIDLVHPDQLFKFIDEYRVKFNFAEIIPVSALQGNNVNTLKEQIIQNLNEGPQYYPADQVTDHPERFIVSELIREKVLHLTREEIPHSIAVGIEQMKQREGGTVYVGATIIVERSSQKGIIIGKQGAMLREIGKRARADIEVLLGSKIFLELWVKVQKDWRNKPGFLRDFGFREDEY; this is encoded by the coding sequence ATGAATAAAAAGAACTTCAAATCAGGTTTTGTGTCAATTATAGGAAGACCAAATGTCGGGAAATCAACATTGTTAAACCATGTAATTGGCCAAAAAATTGCCATTATGAGTGATAAACCACAGACAACGAGAAATAAAGTGCAAGGAGTTTACACAGAAAATGATGCGCAAATCGTTTTCATTGATACACCTGGAATACATAAGCCTAAACATAAATTAGGTGACTTTATGATGAAGGTTGCTTACCAAACTTTACGGGAAGTTGACTTAATTCTATTCGTTGTTGATGCTAAAGAAGGGTTTGGCGGTGGTGATCAAATGATTATCGAGCAGTTGCAATCCGTTAAAACACCTGTATTTTTAGTCATTAATAAAATTGATCTAGTACACCCTGATCAGCTATTTAAATTTATAGATGAATATCGAGTGAAATTTAACTTTGCGGAGATTATCCCTGTTTCCGCGTTGCAAGGCAACAATGTAAATACATTAAAAGAACAGATTATCCAAAATCTAAATGAAGGGCCTCAATATTACCCAGCAGATCAAGTAACCGATCATCCTGAACGTTTTATAGTCTCAGAGCTTATCCGAGAAAAGGTTCTCCACCTAACCCGGGAGGAAATTCCTCACTCAATTGCGGTTGGAATTGAGCAGATGAAACAACGTGAAGGTGGGACTGTTTATGTAGGTGCGACGATCATTGTCGAGAGAAGTTCTCAAAAAGGTATTATCATTGGCAAACAAGGAGCAATGCTTAGAGAAATTGGTAAACGTGCTAGGGCGGACATTGAAGTATTGCTTGGTTCTAAGATTTTCCTAGAACTGTGGGTAAAAGTCCAAAAAGATTGGCGAAATAAACCAGGATTTTTAAGAGATTTTGGCTTTAGAGAAGATGAGTATTAA